From Phocoena phocoena chromosome 16, mPhoPho1.1, whole genome shotgun sequence, a single genomic window includes:
- the C16H10orf71 gene encoding cardiac-enriched FHL2-interacting protein, producing the protein MQGSKKCTDGFSDSSSIGSVLDDADREVSSLTDRAFRSLCISEDASFHDSDLALSPDITRQVFGNFHQRTASHTHRKSGIWSQLPSQGTEHAGWAATFQQLPKYVQGEEKYPKSSPPLTPAQRRLEVPVSGLRSSNKPVSKVSSLIKSFDRTESQRCDSRPPTSKPPALKNPPKFAPLPESGVNFCFDSAVLTVRRVPAEVSSTHKTSHQPGRKHGQQESPKNPEMACHGPNSFLPTPENAANSFESKFPSPAHRAATSETGRGQEWARKGTFLHSENSAFESWNAHQPRLPERKDAADTVTESKAPKHYEDTSLLREPPASEHKASPCHIRAGCGQEENRLAAGTHSTSGTRGSRDLGAQVFATEGKASSSQPEPPLKPTHAPWRKPKSGKGGKESLQDASEEKKQTNWRGPALYTKHNPQGQFPEKDALDMPVDPHEHYDPPFNISKLLTPVIPNKHVLESSNSQPAEVTPSPTGQLNGYQEKEPGECQSRDSYKSKAPSLLFNLKDVRKCVKSTYSPSPLLKGPDEKTRGKQESLSNGGLLPNGLEEGPPDELSKETPADAPSVSLISTQKDPKADPGAASADNYLTLTSPSPNTKAPFCVNGEAADRNSYEKDDANGESETGGARPSWHPDSREHCPRKHLSLKLCSGDPEAGKAAETPKTSGLENGFLRSVSQETEPERETSLQNPNFNQKFSPGPLSPEEEDVFYSDSQSDFMPGLKSKSKFSTSSSDQSFASFEDQQKTWFAESQQEERRNDVSVGDSQKDEKEKAMEEDELRYLTLSNGHACMEEHSRWESLQGEEESLPEGSPGKASREEANFRGTGIGGSKDTALSHAKDLTPSPCSTSNKHILFAIKDNTLRATPVIKPIMLSLLRSMSSDSLLGTGHKEEELPRPGWGRDAGLCAPDSREMPSTLTPTSVQGTHLKGAACEDMEDRGRGPSAARSETSQAAPKGYVPFPPLTGEGQGLKPPREAIHKVVASNGKSSSIDQGKLDAPRCIPTIALPEGDLEDQPPLQKLGTCWEEQAQGFQSHFLSTPRAQPPGRRLVPGELAASPSASSLEESNACSPATSSIYDDAYQAPSEPSLLPGEPPHSSPWASPRPGRVAQREDLTHALTWEPGSDPQLEPSAEDLRTLSPRGSLLDVTTSSAGLLEKPEPPSQLERAAGKPPAVPPKTEKALRRAKKLASKRRKTDQPQEKHGERREEKLHPEDSERRPPSPGERPPARFPMVRSLPPPVRRHSVSAFSEPIQRQPGGSQSLTPLSPYPATQKVLQDPQSGEYFVFDLPLQVKIKTFYDPETGKYVKVSIPSSEGGSPEPSPPDALAAPYVLYPGFRPLPVTALMPLRCSSQLSAPTFIRQRPHTAEAAGPRPQSAQDAGLQLASEPPSDPTQHSAGQCPEGRPQSPGEEVGDAPRLHIISTNDLEDFAMEGIS; encoded by the coding sequence ATGCAGGGGAGTAAGAAGTGCACGGACGGCTTCAGCGACTCCTCGAGCATTGGCAGCGTGCTGGACGATGCAGACAGGGAGGTGAGCAGCCTCACGGACCGGGCgttccggagcctgtgcatctCAGAGGACGCATCCTTCCATGACTCCGACCTGGCCCTGTCCCCCGATATCACTCGCCAAGTGTTCGGGAATTTTCACCAGAGGACGGCGAGCCATACCCATAGGAAAAGCGGCATTTGGAGCCAGTTACCATCCCAAGGCACGGAGCATGCCGGCTGGGCAGCCACATTCCAACAGCTGCCCAAGTACGTTCAAGGGGAGGAGAAGTATCCCAAGAGCAGCCCCCCACTGACACCAGCCCAGAGGAGACTGGAAGTGCCAGTTTCCGGCCTGAGGAGCAGCAACAAGCCTGTTTCCAAAGTGTCGTCACTGATTAAATCTTTTGACAGGACTGAAAGCCAGCGTTGTGACAGCAGGCCTCCTACCAGCAAGCCTCCAGCTCTCAAAAATCCCCCCAAATTTGCTCCTCTTCCAGAAAGCGGTGTCAACTTCTGCTTCGATTCTGCCGTTTTGACGGTCAGGAGGGTGCCTGCTGAAGTCTCCAGCACCCATAAGACTAGCCACCAGCCTGGCAGGAAGCACGGACAGCAGGAGTCCCCCAAGAATCCTGAAATGGCCTGTCATGGCCCCAACAGCTTCCTCCCAACGCCCGAAAACGCAGCCAACTCATTTGAGTCAAAGTTCCCCTCTCCGGCCCACAGGGCAGCCACCAGCGAGACTGGAAGGGGCCAGGAGTGGGCTCGCAAAGGGACCTTTCTTCATAGTGAAAACAGTGCTTTTGAGTCATGGAACGCCCACCAACCCAGGCTGCCCGAGAGGAAGGATGCTGCTGACACTGTCACAGAAAGCAAGGCTCCCAAGCATTACGAGGACACGTCCTTGTTAAGAGAGCCCCCGGCCTCTGAGCACAAAGCCTCCCCTTGCCACATCCGGGCCGGCTGCGGTCAGGAAGAGAACAGGCTGGCCGCAGGGACTCACTCCACATCTGGAACCCGGGGATCTAGGGACCTGGGAGCCCAGGTATTTGCTACGGAGGGAAAAGCTTCCAGCTCACAGCCTGAGCCTCCATTGAAACCGACCCATGCCCCCTGGAGGAAACCAAAGTCTGGCAAGGGAGGTAAAGAAAGCCTACAAGATGCTTCAGAAGAGAAGAAGCAGACCAACTGGAGAGGCCCAGCCTTGTATACAAAGCACAATCCCCAGGGGCAATTTCCAGAAAAGGATGCCCTCGACATGCCTGTGGACCCCCACGAGCATTACGATCCTCCTTTCAACATCAGTAAGCTTCTGACCCCTGTCATACCCAACAAGCATGTGCTGGAGTCCTCCAACAGCCAGCCAGCAGAGGTAACCCCATCACCCACAGGACAGCTAAACGGATACCAAGAGAAGGAGCCCGGTGAATGTCAGTCCCGGGACAGTTACAAATCCAAAGCCCCCAGCCTGCTGTTCAACCTCAAAGATGTGCGGAAGTGTGTGAAGAGCACGTACAGTCCCTCGCCTCTCTTGAAAGGCCCTGATGAGAAAACCAGAGGCAAGCAAGAATCCCTCAGCAACGGCGGCCTCCTTCCCAACGGGCTCGAGGAAGGCCCTCCAGACGAGCTTTCTAAGGAGACACCAGCTGATGCCCCCTCTGTGTCACTCATCAGTACGCAGAAGGACCCCAAAGCTGACCCCGGTGCAGCCTCTGCAGACAACTACCTAACTCTCACCTCGCCATCACCTAACACCAAAGCCCCCTTCTGTGTCAACGGCGAGGCCGCCGACAGGAACAGCTATGAGAAGGACGATGCCAATGGAGAATCGGAGACGGGTGGTGCCAGGCCCAGCTGGCATCCAGACTCCAGGGAACACTGCCCCAGGAAACATCTGTCTCTGAAGCTTTGCAGTGGAGACCCTGAGGCAGGGAAGGCTGCGGAGACCCCAAAGACCTCCGGCCTAGAGAATGGATTCTTGAGATCCGTCTCTCAAGAAACAGAACCTGAGAGAGAGACAAGCCTTCAGAATCCAAACTTCAACCAGAAATTCTCCCCAGGGCCCCTTTCTCCCGAGGAGGAAGATGTGTTTTACAGTGACAGCCAGTCTGATTTTATGCCAGGCCTCAAAAGTAAGAGCAAATTCAGCACCAGCTCTTCAGATCAGTCCTTTGCCTCGTTCGAGGACCAGCAGAAGACGTGGTTTGCCGAGAGCcagcaggaagaaaggaggaatgaCGTGAGTGTAGGTGACAGTcagaaggatgagaaggagaaaGCGATGGAGGAAGATGAACTACGATACCTCACCTTGAGTAATGGGCACGCATGCATGGAGGAGCACAGCAGGTGGGAATCCTTGcaaggagaagaggaaagttTGCCAGAAGGTAGCCCCGGGAAGGCGTCGAGGGAGGAAGCTAATTTCAGAGGCACTGGCATTGGGGGAAGTAAGGATACAGCTCTTTCACATGCCAAAGACCTAACCCCTTCACCATGTTCCACTTCAAACAAGCACATACTCTTTGCAATTAAAGACAACACCCTCAGGGCCACCCCCGTGATAAAGCCCATCATGCTGTCCCTCCTGAGATCCATGTCCTCAGATTCCCTGCTGGGCACTGGCCACAAAGAGGAGGAGCTGCCAaggccaggctggggcagggatgCTGGTCTTTGTGCCCCCGACAGCCGGGAAATGCCCAGCACTCTGACACCCACCAGCGTGCAAGGCACACACTTGAAGGGGGCGGCCTGTGAGGATATGGAGGACCGCGGGAGGGGTCCCAGCGCAGCCAGGTCAGAGACGTCCCAGGCAGCCCCAAAGGGGTATGTCCCATTTCCTCCACTCACAGGAGAGGGCCAAGGGTTGAAGCCACCCCGAGAGGCCATACATAAAGTCGTGGCCAGCAATGGCAAGAGCAGTTCCATAGACCAGGGGAAGCTGGATGCTCCAAGGTGCATCCCCACGATTGCTTTGCCAGAAGGCGACCTAGAAGACCAGCCACCCCTACAGAAGCTTGGAACCTGTTGGGAAGAGCAGGCACAAGGCTTCCAAAGTCACTTTTTGTCTACACCCAGAGCACAGCCCCCGGGGAGAAGACTGGTCCCTGGTGAGCTAGCAGCTTCCCCCAGCGCCAGCTCCCTGGAAGAGAGCAATGCATGCTCCCCTGCCACCAGCAGCATTTACGATGATGCTTACCAGGCCCCCAGTGAGCCCAGCCTGCTGCCAGGGGAGCCTCCCCACAGCAGCCCCTGGGCCAGTCCCCGCCCTGGCAGGGTGGCACAGAGGGAGGACCTGACACATGCTCTCACGTGGGAGCCCGGCTCCGACCCCCAACTGGAGCCATCAGCAGAAGACCTCAGGACACTTTCTCCAAGAGGCTCATTGTTGGACGTGACCACCAGCTCAGCTGGCCTCCTGGAGAAGCCAGAGCCTCCTTCTCAGCTGGAGAGGGCGGCTGGCAAGCCTCCAGCAGTCCCACCCAAAACAGAGAAGGCCCTGCGGCGGGCCAAGAAGCTAGCAAGCAAGAGGAGAAAGACCGACCAGCCACAGGAAAAGCATGGCGAACGCCGGGAGGAAAAGCTGCACCCCGAGGACTCAGAGCGTAGGCCACCTTCCCCTGGAGAGAGGCCCCCAGCCAGGTTCCCCATGGTCCGTTCCCTGCCCCCTCCCGTGCGCCGCCACTCAGTATCTGCCTTCTCAGAGCCGATCCAGAGGCAGCCTGGGGGCTCCCAGTCCCTTACACCCCTGTCCCCTTACCCTGCCACCCAAAAGGTCCTCCAAGACCCCCAATCTGGAGAGTACTTTGTCTTCGATCTGCCGCTCCAGGTGAAAATCAAGACCTTCTATGACCCAGAGACGGGCAAATACGTCAAGGTCTCCATCCCATCCTCTGAGGGGGGTTCCCCTGAGCCAAGCCCGCCGGATGCCCTTGCTGCTCCCTACGTGCTGTACCCGGGCTTCCGGCCCCTGCCTGTGACAGCCTTGATGCCCCTGCGCTGCTCCTCTCAGCTCTCTGCCCCCACCTTCATAAGGCAGCGCCCTCACACCGCCGAGGCAGctggccccaggccccagagcGCCCAAGATGCTGGCCTGCAGCTGGCCTCTGAGCCTCCCAGTGACCCCACCCAGCACTCTGCAGGCCAGTGCCCCGAGGGGCGCCCCCAGAGCCCAGGGGAAGAGGTGGGAGATGCTCCGAGACTGCATATCATCTCCACTAACGACCTAGAGGACTTTGCCATGGAAGGCATTTCTTGA